A genomic segment from Triticum dicoccoides isolate Atlit2015 ecotype Zavitan chromosome 1A, WEW_v2.0, whole genome shotgun sequence encodes:
- the LOC119356732 gene encoding proline-rich receptor-like protein kinase PERK2 — MARSKYTVAVLFALLAMAATLQPSEARVQPTAAANQEEATATTTANGGSPSLPGLPLPQIPGMRSLPPIFRSLFPPLPQIPGLPPLFGPLPGGAPGAPPSPALPSLPHLPLPTGWPSPPPPKECLTPLTSMIPCMDYLTNITVFSPPDACCDGLKSVVSTAPICLCHGLNNNGGMSKLFPKPIDPIRMIILPVRCGAMIPIQTIFSCGTQPLPPLMPPATTPAPHAASPAPSP, encoded by the exons ATGGCGCGCTCCAAGTACACCGTGGCCGTGCTCTTCGCCCTGCTGGCCATGGCGGCGACGCTGCAGCCCTCCGAGGCGAGGGTCCAGCCGACCGCCGCCGCAAACCAAGAAGAAGCCACAGCCACCACCACGGCCAATGGAGGCTCCCCGTCTCTTCCCGGGCTGCCGTTGCCTCAGATCCCCGGCATGCGTAGCCTACCACCGATATTCCGATCCCTATTCCCACCACTGCCCCAGATCCCGGGCCTGCCGCCGCTATTCGGGCCGCTCCCTGGTGGTGCACCGGGCGCCCCTCCATCCCCTGCACTGCCTAGCCTCCCACACCTCCCACTTCCCACCGGCTGGCCAAGCCCGCCGCCGCCAAAGGAGTGCCTCACACCATTGACGAGCATGATACCGTGCATGGACTACCTCACCAACATCACGGTGTTCTCGCCACCGGACGCGTGCTGCGACGGCCTCAAGTCGGTCGTCAGCACCGCGCCGATCTGCCTCTGCCACGGCCTCAACAACAACGGCGGCATGAGCAAGCTCTTCCCCAAGCCCATAGATCCGATCCGCATGATCATCCTCCCGGTTAGGTGTGGTGCCATGATACCCATCCAGACGATCTTCTCCTGCGGCA CCCAACCCTTGCCGCCGTTGATGCCTCCTGCCACGACTCCGGCGCCTCACGCTGCTTCCCCCGCGCCATCACCATAG